The proteins below come from a single Erinaceus europaeus chromosome 20, mEriEur2.1, whole genome shotgun sequence genomic window:
- the PTS gene encoding 6-pyruvoyl tetrahydrobiopterin synthase: protein MSAAGPGRRWARVSRLVSFSASHRLHSKFLSDEENLKLFGKCNNPNGHGHNYKVVVTVHGEIDPRTGMVMNLTDLKECMEEAIMKPLDHKNLDLDVPYFAEVVSTTENVAVFIWENLQKLLPVGVLYKVKVYETDNNIVTYKGE from the exons ATGAGCGCGGCGGGCCCGGGACGCCGCTGGGCGCGGGTGTCCCGCCTCGTCTCCTTCAGCGCGAGCCACCGGCTCCACAG cAAATTTCTGAGTGATGAAGAGAATTTGAAACTGTTTGGGAAATGCAACAATCCAAATGGCCATGGACACAATTATAAAG TTGTGGTAACAGTACATGGCGAG ATTGATCCTAGAACAGGAATGGTTATGAATTTGACTGACCTCAAAGAGTGCATGGAG GAGGCAATTATGAAGCCACTTGACCATAAGAATCTGGATCTGGACGTGCCATATTTTGCAGAAGTTGTAAG caCGACAGAAAATGTTGCTGTATTTATCTGGGAAAATCTTCAGAAATTACTTCCCGTGGGCGTTCTTTATAAAGTAAAAGTATATGAAACTGACAATAACATTGTAACCTATAAAGGAGAATAG
- the PLET1 gene encoding placenta-expressed transcript 1 protein, which produces MAIPASTLVPPGLFLCLGLLFSFAHAKGYNSSCMAFKEIITSSAPGINVHPKVYERNTSYTVSVPVDLNITAVVLRAVDKNKKSAGSWAAADEYCNDSVVYLVKDTNSLSIMATWDSPLSPNITTVELQAFGVDAKGTARFSSQELKEAMTTTSSSKISTTRPTTTKTVTTTPHSDHTILPKNTTTSPAQTKTSTTARTRSTPRSTTSSANRAFLSPIADAIQILLVFFTSKILF; this is translated from the exons ATGGCAATCCCTGCTTCCACACTGGTACCACCGGGGCTGTTTTTATGCCTCGGACTGTTGTTTTCCTTTGCCCATGCTAAAGGTTACAATAGCAGTTGCATGGCCTTTAAGGAGATCATCACCTCCTCTGCTCCAGGAATCAATGTCCATCCAAAAGTCTATGAGAGGAACACAAGCTACACAG TGTCAGTTCCTGTGGATTTGAACATCACCGCTGTGGTCCTGAGGGCAGTGGACAAGAACAAGAAGTCAGCAGGCTCCTGGGCAGCAGCTGACGAGTACTGCAATGACAGTGTTGTGTATCTTGTGAAGGACACCAATAGCTTGTCCATCATGGCCACCTGGGACTCTCCCCTTTCCCCAAACATAACTACAGTCGAGCTACA AGCTTTTGGTGTTGATGCAAAAGGAACGGCAAGATTTTCCTCTCAGGAGCTTAAAGAAG cGATGACCACGACCTCATCCTCCAAGATCTCGACCACCAGACCAACTACAACCAAAACCGTAACTACAACCCCCCATTCAGACCACACCATCCTACCCAAAAACACAACCACTAGCCCAGCCCAAACCAAAACAAGTACTACAGCCCGAACCCGTTCCACACCCCGATCCACCACAAGCTCTGCCAACAGAGCCTTCCTCAGCCCCATCGCTGATGCTATTCAGATCCTGCTCGTCTTCTTCACCAGCAAAATCCTCTTCTAG